From Variovorax sp. PMC12, the proteins below share one genomic window:
- the urtC gene encoding urea ABC transporter permease subunit UrtC translates to MNFIKASIQRYQLGSLLLLVLLLAVVLPLSLDIFRLNLVGKYLTYAFVAVGLVMVWGYGGVLSLGQGVFFGIGGYAMAMFLKLEASDPVATKIQTTPGIPDFMDWNQITELPTLWLPFKSLPLSLALVVLAPMALAWLVSFAMFKRRVGGVYFAIITQAVALICTVLIIGQQGYTGGVNGMTDLKTLLGWDTRTDGAKYVLYYVCVGLLVLSILLCRWIQTSKLGTLLLAMRDKEDRVRFSGYDVSNFKVFIFCLAAGLSGIGGAMFALQVGFMSPSFVGIVPSIEMVIFCAVGGRMSLVGAVYGALLVNAGKTLFSESFPDLWLFLMAGLFIGVTMAFPMGLAGVWEEKIRPWWKSRRQALRDAAVKPPASTAPVPPAAQPPEPALPEGVGSQRA, encoded by the coding sequence ATGAATTTCATCAAGGCCTCGATCCAGCGCTACCAGCTCGGCAGCCTGCTGCTCCTGGTGCTGCTGCTCGCGGTGGTGCTGCCGCTGTCGCTCGACATCTTCCGCCTCAACCTCGTGGGCAAGTACCTCACCTACGCCTTCGTGGCCGTGGGCCTCGTCATGGTGTGGGGCTACGGCGGCGTGCTGAGCCTGGGGCAGGGCGTGTTCTTCGGCATCGGTGGCTATGCGATGGCGATGTTCCTCAAGCTCGAAGCCTCCGACCCCGTCGCCACCAAGATCCAGACCACGCCCGGCATCCCGGACTTCATGGACTGGAACCAGATCACCGAACTGCCCACGCTGTGGCTGCCGTTCAAGAGCCTGCCGCTGAGCCTCGCGCTGGTGGTGCTGGCGCCGATGGCGCTGGCCTGGCTCGTGAGCTTCGCGATGTTCAAGCGCCGGGTGGGTGGTGTGTACTTCGCGATCATCACGCAGGCGGTGGCGTTGATCTGCACCGTGCTCATCATCGGCCAGCAGGGCTACACCGGCGGCGTGAACGGCATGACCGACCTGAAGACACTGCTGGGCTGGGACACGCGCACCGACGGCGCCAAGTACGTGCTGTATTACGTGTGCGTCGGCCTGCTGGTGCTGAGCATCCTGCTGTGCCGCTGGATCCAGACCAGCAAGCTGGGCACGCTGCTGCTGGCCATGCGCGACAAGGAAGACCGCGTGCGCTTCTCCGGCTACGACGTGTCGAACTTCAAGGTCTTCATCTTCTGCCTCGCGGCCGGGCTCTCGGGCATCGGCGGCGCGATGTTCGCGCTGCAGGTGGGCTTCATGTCGCCGAGCTTCGTGGGCATCGTGCCCTCCATCGAGATGGTGATCTTCTGCGCCGTCGGCGGACGCATGAGCCTGGTGGGCGCGGTGTACGGCGCGCTGCTGGTGAACGCGGGCAAGACGCTGTTCTCCGAGAGCTTCCCCGACCTGTGGCTGTTCCTGATGGCGGGCCTGTTCATCGGCGTGACCATGGCCTTTCCGATGGGGCTGGCCGGGGTGTGGGAAGAAAAGATCCGCCCGTGGTGGAAGTCGCGCCGACAGGCGCTGCGCGATGCCGCCGTCAAGCCGCCGGCATCAACCGCACCCGTACCGCCCGCAGCACAACCACCCGAGCCCGCGCTGCCAGAAGGCGTCGGCAGCCAGCGCGCCTGA
- the urtB gene encoding urea ABC transporter permease subunit UrtB, whose translation MTLSDMMNIGLMQGFAGLSLFAVLLLMGLGLAIIFGQMGVINMAHGEFMTIGAYSIYLAARVTESLAPEFMPYYFPIAIALAFVFAFIAGWIVEWVLIRHLYKRPLDTLLATWGVSLGLQQIFRTFIGPKEVSPTLPEWLMGSWTPHEGLDIPINGLFVLALTALVTGGVLVALHKSRWGLRVRATVANRTMANATGIDTKKTDRLTFAIGCGIAGVAGAAFTTIGSTGPTSGSLYIVDAFLVVTFGGAASLFGTVVSAFGIAQTQSISEFFMTGSMAKVLTLSLIVLILMMRPQGLFAVKVRR comes from the coding sequence ATGACTCTGTCGGACATGATGAACATCGGCCTCATGCAGGGCTTCGCGGGGCTGAGCCTCTTCGCGGTGCTGCTGCTCATGGGGCTGGGCCTGGCGATCATCTTCGGCCAGATGGGCGTGATCAACATGGCGCATGGCGAGTTCATGACCATCGGCGCCTATTCGATCTACCTGGCCGCGCGCGTCACCGAAAGCCTGGCGCCCGAGTTCATGCCGTACTACTTCCCGATCGCCATCGCTCTGGCCTTCGTGTTCGCCTTCATCGCCGGCTGGATCGTGGAGTGGGTGCTGATACGCCATCTCTACAAGCGGCCGCTCGACACGCTGCTCGCCACCTGGGGCGTGAGCCTGGGGCTGCAGCAGATCTTTCGCACCTTCATCGGCCCCAAGGAAGTGAGCCCCACGCTGCCCGAGTGGCTCATGGGCTCCTGGACGCCGCATGAGGGCCTGGACATTCCGATCAACGGCCTCTTCGTGCTGGCGCTCACCGCGCTGGTGACGGGCGGTGTGCTGGTCGCGCTGCACAAGAGCCGCTGGGGCCTGCGGGTGCGCGCCACCGTGGCCAACCGCACGATGGCCAACGCCACCGGCATCGACACGAAGAAGACCGACCGCCTGACATTCGCCATCGGCTGCGGCATTGCCGGCGTGGCGGGCGCGGCTTTCACCACCATCGGCTCGACCGGGCCGACCTCGGGCTCGCTCTACATCGTGGACGCGTTCCTGGTCGTCACCTTCGGCGGTGCTGCGAGCCTCTTCGGCACCGTGGTCTCGGCCTTCGGCATTGCGCAGACCCAGTCGATCTCCGAGTTCTTCATGACCGGCTCGATGGCCAAGGTGCTGACGCTGTCGCTGATCGTGCTGATCCTGATGATGCGGCCGCAGGGACTTTTCGCCGTCAAGGTCCGCCGCTGA
- the urtA gene encoding urea ABC transporter substrate-binding protein — translation MSRDSDSSLDALALRRRRLLQGAAALPVMGLSGLSFGQGQFPTAKVNTTKLAVTDTEVTVGQLHSSTGTMAISETGSIQAEQLAIDQINAMGGVLGRKIKVIKEDGASDWPTFAEKSKKLLVNDHCAAVFGCWTSASRKAVLPVFEKENGLLYYPTFYEGLEQSKNVIYTGQEATQQIIWGLDWGAKEKKAKTFFLVGSDYIWPRTSMKIARKHIENFQKGSVKGEEYYPLGHTNFNSLINKIKVAKPDCIFAAVVGGSNVAFYKQLKAAGITGDKQFLLTLAVTEDEMTGVGGENFAGFYSSMKYFQTLDNPNNKKFVEAFKAKYGKDAVIGDVTQAGYLGPWLWKAAVEKAGSFDVDKVVASSPGIELKTAPEGYVKLDANHHLWSKARIGQGQPDGTFKVVAESAELIKPDPFPKGYQ, via the coding sequence ATGTCGCGTGATTCCGATTCTTCCCTCGATGCCCTGGCATTGCGCCGCCGCCGTCTGCTGCAGGGCGCCGCGGCGCTGCCCGTGATGGGCCTGAGCGGCCTGAGCTTCGGCCAGGGGCAGTTCCCCACGGCCAAGGTCAACACCACCAAGCTCGCCGTGACCGACACCGAGGTGACGGTGGGCCAGCTGCATTCGTCCACCGGCACCATGGCCATCTCGGAAACCGGCTCGATCCAGGCCGAGCAACTGGCCATCGACCAGATCAACGCAATGGGCGGCGTGCTGGGCCGCAAGATCAAGGTCATCAAGGAAGACGGCGCCTCCGACTGGCCCACGTTCGCCGAGAAGTCGAAGAAGCTGCTGGTCAACGACCATTGCGCGGCCGTGTTCGGCTGCTGGACCAGCGCATCGCGCAAGGCCGTGCTGCCGGTGTTCGAAAAGGAGAACGGCCTGCTGTACTACCCGACCTTCTACGAAGGCCTGGAGCAGAGCAAGAACGTGATCTATACGGGCCAGGAAGCCACGCAGCAGATCATCTGGGGCCTGGACTGGGGCGCGAAGGAGAAGAAGGCCAAGACCTTCTTCCTGGTGGGCTCCGACTACATCTGGCCGCGCACCTCGATGAAGATCGCGCGCAAGCACATCGAGAACTTCCAGAAGGGTTCGGTCAAGGGCGAGGAGTACTACCCGCTGGGCCACACCAACTTCAACTCGCTGATCAACAAGATCAAGGTGGCCAAGCCCGACTGCATCTTTGCGGCCGTGGTGGGCGGCTCGAACGTGGCCTTCTACAAGCAGCTCAAGGCCGCCGGCATCACCGGCGACAAGCAGTTCCTGCTGACGCTGGCCGTGACGGAAGACGAGATGACCGGCGTGGGCGGCGAGAACTTCGCGGGCTTCTACTCGTCGATGAAGTACTTCCAGACGCTGGACAACCCGAACAACAAGAAGTTCGTGGAAGCCTTCAAGGCCAAGTACGGCAAGGACGCCGTCATCGGCGACGTGACGCAGGCGGGCTACCTCGGCCCGTGGCTTTGGAAGGCGGCGGTGGAGAAGGCCGGCAGCTTCGACGTGGACAAGGTCGTGGCCAGCTCGCCCGGCATCGAACTGAAGACGGCGCCCGAGGGCTACGTGAAGCTCGACGCCAACCACCACCTGTGGAGCAAGGCACGCATCGGGCAGGGGCAACCGGATGGGACCTTCAAGGTGGTGGCGGAGTCGGCTGAGCTGATCAAGCCCGATCCGTTCCCGAAGGGCTACCAGTAA